The following is a genomic window from Abditibacteriaceae bacterium.
CACGCGCCGCGCAAGATAACACGACATGGTGAATCGGGACGAAGGCAATGCTATGAAAAACGCAATTATTGACTCGCAACAAAAGACAGACGTTTTTGCAACCGCTGCTGCTTTGTGCGCGTTTGCTGCTCTCGCGATTTCGGCAAACGCCGCGTGGCTTCCGGTTGTTGCTTGCGTGTCGATAATTGCATCCTGTCTTATTGGCGCGCGCTGCAGCGAATCGGCGTCGGGCGTGAATGTATGGCGAGGCTTTTTCTTACTCATTGCCGGTGGCTTATTTTGGAGCGACTATACCTCGGAGAATGGAGGCACACCGGAAGTGCTGCTCGCATGGGCTATCGCGCGTGTGGCAGCCGCAGAGTACGCGCTGCGAAGCTGGATGCGTGACGGCTGGAAAGGCGAGCGTCGTGCTTTGCAATTGCTTTTGCCCGCGCTTGTGGTGATGGGCGCCAGTAACACTTTTGAAACCGCGTGGGTGCGCGGTTTTGTTCCGCTTTGGCTAGGCTGCGCGCTTTTGTCGCTGCGAAGTACGGTTGAAATCGACCGTACCTTGGTGAAGCAATCGCGGCGTATTGGTGGCTTGCGCTTACTGGCTGTTTGTCTGGTCCTCGTTTGTGGCTTTGCGCTGCACGTTACGGTTTTGGTCAATCGCTACCAAATCGCTCAGGTTGGAGCGAAGTTGTTAGGTGAGCGGATGGTTGGCGAGGCCGTTGGACTTTCAACACGGCCCCGATTGGGCGCGACCTTTGGTGCCGAAGGTTCGCTCACGCGCGTTTTGCGCATCGAAAATTTGCCCGGCGATGTGGCTTATTTTCGCGCGATGTCGTTCGATGTTTATGAAGGTGGCGCGTGGCTAAGCGCGCCCGATAGTCGCTCTTTTCGCGACATTGCAGCGCGTGAATTAGAAGCTAAACAAGCACCGTCGAAAACAGCGCGTGTCCAGCGCCTCATCGACGACGATGGTTTAGTCTTCGCGCCCTTACACAGCGCGGGGATTCTGGTTCCTGACGCGCAGTTGCAATGGGCGCGCGGCGGCCCGCTGCGCACGCAAGACCCCGCGCCTGATCCGTTGTTTTATGACATTGCGCTTTCCGAAAAGGTCGAAACACAAGGCCCGCTGGCTGAAGTCCCAACACCGACGGAGTTACAAAAATTGCAAAGGGTGCCCGACGAGATTCCTTTTGAAGCGCGCTTGCTGGCGCAGGGCATCGCGGGCGGATTAGAACCGCGTGCCCAGATTCGCGCCATTGAAACCTATTTGCAGAAGAACCATGCCTACAGTCTTTCGACCGACCCGGGAGAGGGCGATCCGGTTGCTAACTTTCTGCAAAGCGACAAGGCGGCGCACTGCGAATATTTCGCTTCCGCCGCAGTGATGATGCTGCGCAGCGTCGGAGTTCCGGCGCGCTACTGCATTGGTTACTACGTTCATGAAAAAGATGGCGATGCGACGATTGTCCGGTTGCGCGATGCGCACGCATGGGCTGAGGCCTTTGTGAACGGCGCGTGGGTCAATGTGGAAGCAACGCCCGGCGGTGCGCGGCCCGACAAGCGCGGCGAGCCGGTTCCCTTCTGGCGCAAGCTCCGCGAGCGCATCCAGGACATCACGATGGCGTTGCGTCTTTTCGCCGCAGGACTCGCGAATGCTGATCGCCGCTTGTTGGTTCTGGGCTTGGTTTGTTTTAGTGCAGCCGTCGCCGGAGCAATGTGGCTGGCGCGTCGCAGCAAACAAACGCAAACGCGAGAGTTTCGTTACAGCACTCGCGACGCGGAACTGAGCGCACTCGGGCGGCGCTTTGAACGCTGGCTGCAGCATACGTTGCCCATTGAAGCGCGAACGGCGTGGCACGCACAGACATGGCATGAACTGGCGCGCCATAATCCGCGTTTGCTTGAAGACAACGCCACTGCGCGCGAATGGCTGGCGCGTTACAACGCGGCGCGTTTTGGCCGCACAACGTCTGATGAAACCGCGCGATTGAAGCAATTGCTGCGCGTTTTAGAAAGTCAGAAGAAGACTAAAGTACGGTCGAAAAAAGAGGAACTATGAAACCCATGGGAATTGCTGGAATCGAACGCGACGCCAATCAGACGGCGCTCGCACGTTTGGAGAAGAACCTGACTTCGGTCATCAAAGGCAAAGACGAAAGCGTGCGTCTGGTTCTTACGGCGCTTTTGTCGGGCGGCCACGTGTTGTTGGAGGACGTGCCCGGAACAGGTAAAACAACGTTGGCTAAAGCGCTGGCTCATTCGATTGATGGCCGCTTCCGGCGCGTGCAGTTCACGCCCGACCTGATGCCTGCCGACATCACCGGCTCCAGCTTTTATCGTCCTTCCGACGGCGGCTTCGAGTTCCGCGAAGGGCCGGTTTTCGCCAACGTGTTTCTCGCTGATGAAATCAATCGCACCTCGCCGCGCACACAAAGTGCGTTGCTGGAAGTAATGAGTGAAAACCAGATAACAATCGAAGGCTTGCGCCGCGCTTTACCTCAGCCCTTCTTTGTCGTCGCCACTCAGAACCCCGGCGATTTTCACGGCACCTATCCGTTGCCTGAAGCGCAACTCGACCGCTTTGCGATGCGTATTTCCCTCGGCTATCCCGACGCGCGCCACGAAGTGGACATGGTCCTCGATCAGGCGCGGAGCCATCCCTTGGAAGCTTTGCAAAGCGTCGTTTCATGCGGCGAGGTTCTCGCGTGGCAGCAGGCGGTGCGTGCCGTTTTCTGCGACCGAACCGTCATTGAATATATGGTGCAACTGGCAGAAACGACGCGCGGCGACGCGCGCTTGCGACTGGGGTTGTCGCCGCGTGCCACGCTGTCGCTGCATCGCGCATCGCAAGCGCACGCCTGGCTGCATGGGCGCGAGTTCGTTTCGCCCGATGATGTGCGCATTGTCGCCAAGCCCGTTCTTGCACATCGACTGCAGCTCGATACGAAAACGAAATTGAGCGGCGTTTCCAGTGAGACTGTCATCGCTGAAGCACTCGACCGCGTGCCGGTGCCGCGTTAAGGTACGGTCGAATTCGACTGTACCTTAACGCAAGAAACTCAAGGCTAAATGAGCGAGTTGTTCGTAAGCATTGCTCCAGCCTTCGGTGCGAATAAATGCAGGCGCGCGTTGCGGGTCACCGATGAAGGGGCGTAGCATCCACGCCGTTTGCACACCAGAGAAAGTCGAAAGCGCAAGCCACAGCAAAAGCAACTTTTGATGGCGAATATCGCGCGCGATGAGTGGTTGAAAGTAGCGACGCAATAAAATGCCGCCAC
Proteins encoded in this region:
- a CDS encoding MoxR family ATPase produces the protein MKPMGIAGIERDANQTALARLEKNLTSVIKGKDESVRLVLTALLSGGHVLLEDVPGTGKTTLAKALAHSIDGRFRRVQFTPDLMPADITGSSFYRPSDGGFEFREGPVFANVFLADEINRTSPRTQSALLEVMSENQITIEGLRRALPQPFFVVATQNPGDFHGTYPLPEAQLDRFAMRISLGYPDARHEVDMVLDQARSHPLEALQSVVSCGEVLAWQQAVRAVFCDRTVIEYMVQLAETTRGDARLRLGLSPRATLSLHRASQAHAWLHGREFVSPDDVRIVAKPVLAHRLQLDTKTKLSGVSSETVIAEALDRVPVPR
- a CDS encoding transglutaminase-like domain-containing protein: MKNAIIDSQQKTDVFATAAALCAFAALAISANAAWLPVVACVSIIASCLIGARCSESASGVNVWRGFFLLIAGGLFWSDYTSENGGTPEVLLAWAIARVAAAEYALRSWMRDGWKGERRALQLLLPALVVMGASNTFETAWVRGFVPLWLGCALLSLRSTVEIDRTLVKQSRRIGGLRLLAVCLVLVCGFALHVTVLVNRYQIAQVGAKLLGERMVGEAVGLSTRPRLGATFGAEGSLTRVLRIENLPGDVAYFRAMSFDVYEGGAWLSAPDSRSFRDIAARELEAKQAPSKTARVQRLIDDDGLVFAPLHSAGILVPDAQLQWARGGPLRTQDPAPDPLFYDIALSEKVETQGPLAEVPTPTELQKLQRVPDEIPFEARLLAQGIAGGLEPRAQIRAIETYLQKNHAYSLSTDPGEGDPVANFLQSDKAAHCEYFASAAVMMLRSVGVPARYCIGYYVHEKDGDATIVRLRDAHAWAEAFVNGAWVNVEATPGGARPDKRGEPVPFWRKLRERIQDITMALRLFAAGLANADRRLLVLGLVCFSAAVAGAMWLARRSKQTQTREFRYSTRDAELSALGRRFERWLQHTLPIEARTAWHAQTWHELARHNPRLLEDNATAREWLARYNAARFGRTTSDETARLKQLLRVLESQKKTKVRSKKEEL